Proteins co-encoded in one Pseudorhizobium banfieldiae genomic window:
- a CDS encoding ABC transporter ATP-binding protein, with protein MLELRNAEKVVADEYHIHPTSLSLERGTLNVLLGPTLSGKTSLMRLMAGLDVPTSGTIHFDGVDVTGVRVQDRNVAMVYQQFINYPAMTVYENIASPMRIAGKDRKTIDREVHRAAELLKLTPYLKRTPLNLSGGQQQRTALARALVKNASLVLLDEPLANLDYKLREELREELPKIFAESGAIFVYATTEPSEALLLGGNTATLAEGRVTQFGETIKVYREPADLVSAKTFADPPLNTIDVARYGDDFLLGEQKILPVPMHLTGIPDGPVTVAFHPHHLSLKPRPSSVPLTARTQVSEIAGSESFIHLEFSGARWVLLTHGIHDIDPDQPIDFFLDARHLMAFDPRSGRSWAGAAHEEM; from the coding sequence ATGCTGGAACTTCGAAATGCCGAGAAAGTGGTGGCGGATGAGTATCATATTCATCCGACCAGCCTCAGCCTTGAACGGGGCACGCTGAACGTCCTGCTTGGACCGACGCTCTCCGGCAAGACGTCGCTCATGCGGCTGATGGCTGGATTGGACGTCCCCACCAGCGGCACGATCCATTTCGACGGTGTCGACGTCACGGGCGTTCGCGTGCAGGACCGCAATGTCGCGATGGTCTACCAGCAGTTCATCAACTATCCGGCCATGACCGTCTACGAGAACATCGCCTCGCCCATGCGCATTGCCGGCAAGGACCGCAAGACCATTGATCGCGAGGTGCACCGCGCGGCCGAACTGCTGAAGCTCACACCCTATCTCAAGAGGACTCCGCTCAACCTGTCCGGCGGGCAACAGCAACGCACTGCTCTGGCGCGGGCGCTCGTTAAGAATGCCAGCCTCGTGCTGCTTGATGAGCCCCTGGCAAATCTGGACTACAAGCTGCGGGAGGAGTTGCGCGAGGAACTACCTAAGATCTTCGCGGAGTCCGGCGCAATCTTCGTCTACGCCACGACAGAGCCTTCCGAAGCGCTTCTGCTCGGCGGTAATACGGCGACACTTGCCGAGGGCCGGGTGACGCAATTCGGCGAGACGATCAAGGTGTATCGGGAGCCGGCCGACCTGGTTTCGGCGAAAACCTTCGCAGATCCACCTCTGAACACCATCGACGTCGCCCGCTACGGTGACGATTTTCTCCTCGGTGAGCAGAAAATCCTCCCGGTCCCGATGCACCTGACCGGCATCCCCGACGGACCGGTAACTGTTGCCTTTCACCCGCATCACCTTTCACTGAAGCCGCGGCCATCCAGCGTTCCCTTGACGGCACGCACGCAGGTTTCGGAGATCGCAGGCTCCGAGAGCTTCATCCATCTGGAGTTTTCGGGAGCACGATGGGTGCTGCTGACCCACGGCATTCATGACATCGACCCCGACCAGCCGATCGATTTCTTCCTGGACGCCCGTCACCTGATGGCATTCGACCCCAGGAGCGGTCGCTCCTGGGCGGGTGCCGCCCACGAAGAGATGTGA
- a CDS encoding ABC transporter ATP-binding protein, translating to MARINLDHIRHAYGAKAKAAGDYALKEVHHEWDDGGAYALLGPSGCGKTTLLNIISGLIHPTQGKILFDGADVTHLTTQQRNIAQVFQFPVIYDTMTVYDNLAFPLRNRRVPEAEVRKRVENILEMTDLAGMATRPARGLTADQKQKISLGRGLVRSDVNAILFDEPLTVIDPHMKWVLRSQLKRLHRQSGFTMVYVTHDQTEALTFADKVVVMHDGQIVQIGTPAELFERPSHTFVGYFIGSPGMNVMPVSIVGANAVVGDQTIPLSGTPMVQTPQRLELGIRPEFIRISRDGMPITIAKVEDIGRQKIVRASFCGQPIAVVVPEDEEIPSEPRVHFDQAAIGIYADSWRVELGG from the coding sequence ATGGCACGCATCAATCTCGACCATATCCGCCACGCCTACGGCGCCAAGGCCAAGGCCGCGGGCGACTACGCGCTCAAGGAGGTCCATCACGAGTGGGACGACGGCGGCGCCTACGCGCTGCTCGGGCCGTCGGGATGCGGCAAGACCACGCTTCTCAACATCATATCAGGCCTGATTCATCCGACCCAAGGGAAGATCCTGTTCGACGGGGCGGATGTAACCCACCTCACCACGCAGCAGCGCAATATCGCGCAGGTCTTCCAGTTCCCGGTGATCTACGACACGATGACCGTCTACGACAATCTGGCATTCCCGCTGCGAAACCGGCGTGTACCGGAGGCTGAGGTCAGGAAGCGGGTTGAAAACATCCTGGAGATGACTGACCTTGCCGGCATGGCGACGCGCCCCGCGCGAGGGCTGACAGCGGACCAGAAGCAGAAGATCTCGCTCGGTCGAGGCCTCGTTCGCTCCGACGTCAATGCGATCCTCTTCGACGAACCCCTCACCGTGATCGACCCTCACATGAAGTGGGTGCTTCGGTCGCAATTGAAGCGACTGCATCGCCAATCAGGCTTCACCATGGTCTATGTGACCCACGACCAGACCGAGGCGCTGACCTTCGCCGACAAGGTGGTGGTCATGCATGATGGTCAGATCGTCCAGATCGGGACGCCCGCAGAACTCTTCGAACGTCCGAGCCACACCTTCGTCGGCTATTTCATCGGGTCGCCCGGCATGAATGTCATGCCGGTCTCAATCGTAGGTGCCAATGCCGTCGTCGGCGACCAGACGATCCCGCTCTCAGGCACGCCCATGGTGCAGACGCCGCAGAGGCTCGAGCTGGGCATCCGGCCGGAGTTCATACGTATCTCCCGCGACGGCATGCCGATCACAATCGCCAAGGTCGAGGATATCGGCCGGCAGAAGATCGTGCGGGCCAGCTTCTGCGGACAGCCGATTGCCGTGGTGGTGCCGGAGGATGAGGAGATCCCGTCCGAGCCAAGGGTTCACTTCGATCAAGCTGCAATCGGCATCTATGCCGATTCCTGGCGCGTCGAGCTTGGAGGCTGA
- a CDS encoding carbohydrate ABC transporter permease, giving the protein MEKTWNNKAWFLVLPVLLLVAFSAVVPLMTVVNYSVQDTFGNNAFFWAGTDWFVDILESDRFWDALLRNLIFSLTILAIEIPLGIFIALNMPKHGIGVPVCLVLMALPLLIPWNVVGTIWQVFGRVDIGFLGHYLRVLGVDYNYTQDPVDAWATVIIMDVWHWTSLVVLLCYAGLVSIPDAYYQAAQIDGASRWSVFRYIQLPKMKRVLLIAVLLRFMDSFMIYTEPFVVTGGGPGNSTTFLSIDLVKMAVGQFDLGPAAAMSIIYFLIILLLSWVFYTVMTSHDTQR; this is encoded by the coding sequence ATGGAAAAGACATGGAACAACAAGGCCTGGTTCCTGGTCCTCCCGGTCCTGCTGCTCGTGGCATTCTCTGCAGTCGTGCCGCTAATGACGGTTGTGAACTACTCCGTCCAGGACACGTTCGGCAACAATGCCTTCTTCTGGGCCGGCACAGACTGGTTCGTTGACATCCTGGAATCGGACCGTTTCTGGGATGCGCTGCTACGCAACCTCATCTTCTCGCTGACGATCCTCGCCATCGAGATACCGCTCGGAATATTCATCGCGCTGAACATGCCGAAGCACGGCATCGGCGTGCCGGTCTGCCTCGTCCTGATGGCTTTGCCACTGCTCATTCCTTGGAACGTTGTCGGCACCATCTGGCAGGTCTTCGGGCGCGTCGATATCGGCTTCCTTGGCCACTACCTCCGTGTCCTCGGGGTGGACTACAATTATACACAAGATCCGGTAGACGCCTGGGCGACCGTCATCATCATGGATGTCTGGCACTGGACGAGCCTCGTCGTTCTCCTGTGCTATGCAGGCTTGGTATCAATCCCGGACGCCTATTATCAGGCAGCCCAGATCGACGGTGCCTCCCGCTGGTCCGTCTTCCGATACATCCAGCTTCCGAAAATGAAGCGGGTGCTGCTGATCGCCGTCCTCCTGCGCTTCATGGACTCGTTCATGATCTACACCGAACCCTTCGTGGTGACGGGCGGCGGACCCGGCAACTCCACGACGTTCCTGTCGATCGACCTGGTGAAGATGGCGGTGGGTCAGTTCGACCTCGGACCGGCGGCGGCAATGTCGATCATCTACTTCCTGATCATCCTGCTGCTGTCATGGGTCTTCTATACCGTCATGACCAGTCACGACACGCAGCGATAG
- a CDS encoding carbohydrate ABC transporter permease: MSSNIKPRWSWIVPTVYIIFLILPIYWLVNMSFKTNAEILGPFSLWPQYPTLRNYSVIFTDPSWYNGYINSIIYVVLNTIISVTVALPAAYAFSRYRFLGDKHLFFWLLTNRMAPPAVFALPFFQLYSAFGLIDTHIAVAIAHCLFNVPLAVWILEGFMSGVPKEIDETAYIDGYSFPRFFVKIFMPLIASGIGVAAFFCFMFSWVELLIARTLTTTDAKPIAATMTRTVSASGLDWGVLAAAGVLTIIPGALVIYFVRNYIAKGFALGRV, from the coding sequence ATGAGCTCGAACATCAAGCCGCGCTGGTCCTGGATCGTCCCGACCGTCTATATCATCTTCCTCATCCTGCCGATCTACTGGCTCGTCAACATGAGCTTCAAGACGAATGCCGAGATCCTCGGCCCCTTCTCCCTTTGGCCACAGTATCCGACACTCCGGAACTATTCGGTGATCTTTACCGACCCCTCCTGGTACAACGGCTACATCAATTCGATCATCTATGTGGTCCTGAACACGATCATCTCGGTCACCGTCGCCCTTCCCGCGGCCTATGCCTTCTCGCGATACCGGTTCCTTGGCGACAAGCACCTGTTCTTCTGGCTCCTGACGAACCGGATGGCCCCGCCGGCGGTCTTCGCGCTGCCGTTCTTTCAGCTCTATTCCGCGTTCGGCCTGATCGACACCCATATCGCCGTCGCAATCGCCCACTGCCTGTTCAACGTGCCGCTGGCGGTCTGGATCCTCGAAGGCTTCATGTCGGGCGTCCCCAAGGAGATCGACGAGACCGCCTATATCGACGGTTACTCCTTCCCCCGCTTCTTCGTGAAAATCTTCATGCCGCTCATCGCCAGCGGCATCGGTGTCGCCGCATTCTTCTGCTTCATGTTCTCGTGGGTCGAACTGCTGATCGCCCGGACGCTGACGACGACGGACGCGAAGCCTATCGCGGCGACGATGACCCGCACTGTTTCGGCCTCAGGGCTTGATTGGGGCGTTCTCGCCGCTGCCGGCGTGCTCACGATCATTCCCGGTGCCTTGGTCATCTATTTCGTTCGCAACTACATCGCCAAGGGCTTCGCCCTGGGGAGAGTTTGA
- a CDS encoding DUF2160 domain-containing protein, whose product MSLPVKDGARDWTAPLIPGGWMAWSFPTAMFFLTIFALLACMAVWEYARPGGHPRIGILRFETTRGDRLFISLLGSAFIHLAWLGLSDLSLWWALAVSILYAMVVFRTV is encoded by the coding sequence ATGTCGCTTCCGGTGAAGGACGGCGCGCGCGACTGGACGGCGCCGCTCATACCGGGCGGCTGGATGGCCTGGTCTTTCCCGACGGCGATGTTCTTCCTCACGATCTTCGCGTTGCTCGCCTGCATGGCGGTCTGGGAATATGCGCGACCTGGAGGACATCCACGAATTGGCATCCTGCGTTTCGAGACGACCCGGGGCGACCGGCTGTTCATCTCGCTGCTCGGCTCTGCCTTTATTCACCTCGCGTGGCTGGGTCTGTCCGACCTCAGCCTCTGGTGGGCTCTTGCCGTCAGCATTCTCTACGCGATGGTCGTGTTCAGAACCGTCTGA
- a CDS encoding ABC transporter substrate-binding protein — MRRHLMTTTAAVLLAMAGSAFAGMEEAKQFLDAEIGDMSSLSREDQEKEMQWFIDAAQPFAGMDIKVVSETITTHEYESKVLAPAFTAITGIKITHDLIGEGDVVEKLQTQMQSGENVYDAYVNDSDLIGTHWRYQQARSLTDWMANEGKDVTNPMLDLEDFIGLKFTTAPDGDLYQLPDQQFANLYWFRYDWFNDEKNKADFKEKYGYDLGVPVNWSAYEDIAEFFTGREIDGKKVYGHMDYGKKDPSLGWRFTDAWLSMAGNGDKGLPNGLPVDEWGIKVDENSRPVGSCVARGGDTNGPAAVYSIQKYLDWMKAYAPAAAQGMTFSESGPVPAQGEIAQQMFMYTAFTADMVKDGLPVVNEDGTPKWRFAPSPHGVYWKEGMKLGYQDVGSWTLLKSTPDDRAKAAWLYAQFVTSKTVDVKKSHVGLTLIRESTIQHESFTERAPKLGGLIEFYRSPARVQWSPTGTNVPDYPKLAQLWWQAIGDASSGAKTPQEAMDSLCAEQEKVMERLERAGVQGDIGPKLAEEHDLEYWNAEAVKAGNLAPQLKIENEKEKPITVNYDELVKSWQ; from the coding sequence ATGCGAAGGCATCTGATGACAACAACGGCAGCGGTGCTGCTGGCAATGGCAGGGTCTGCATTTGCAGGCATGGAGGAAGCCAAACAGTTCCTGGACGCGGAAATCGGCGACATGTCTTCGCTTTCCCGCGAAGATCAGGAAAAGGAGATGCAGTGGTTCATCGACGCGGCCCAGCCGTTCGCGGGAATGGACATCAAGGTCGTCTCCGAAACCATCACGACCCACGAGTATGAATCGAAGGTCCTGGCTCCTGCGTTCACGGCGATTACCGGCATCAAGATCACCCATGACCTGATTGGCGAAGGCGATGTTGTCGAAAAGCTGCAGACACAGATGCAGTCCGGCGAGAACGTCTACGACGCCTATGTCAACGACTCCGATCTGATCGGCACCCACTGGCGCTATCAGCAGGCACGCTCCTTGACTGACTGGATGGCAAACGAGGGCAAGGATGTCACCAATCCCATGCTGGATCTGGAGGACTTCATCGGCCTGAAATTCACCACGGCGCCGGATGGCGACCTCTACCAACTGCCCGACCAGCAGTTCGCCAACCTCTACTGGTTCCGCTACGACTGGTTCAACGACGAGAAGAACAAGGCGGACTTCAAGGAGAAGTACGGCTACGATCTCGGCGTGCCGGTCAACTGGTCGGCTTATGAGGACATCGCCGAATTCTTCACCGGACGCGAGATCGACGGGAAGAAGGTCTATGGCCACATGGACTACGGCAAGAAGGACCCGTCGCTTGGCTGGCGCTTCACCGATGCCTGGCTGTCCATGGCCGGCAACGGTGACAAGGGTCTGCCGAACGGTCTTCCGGTCGACGAGTGGGGCATCAAGGTCGACGAGAACTCGCGTCCGGTCGGCTCCTGCGTCGCGCGTGGCGGCGATACCAATGGGCCGGCGGCGGTCTACTCCATCCAGAAGTATCTCGACTGGATGAAGGCCTATGCACCGGCTGCCGCACAGGGCATGACCTTCTCCGAATCCGGGCCGGTACCCGCTCAGGGTGAAATCGCCCAGCAGATGTTCATGTACACGGCATTTACCGCCGACATGGTCAAGGACGGGCTGCCGGTGGTCAACGAGGACGGCACGCCGAAGTGGCGGTTCGCGCCTTCGCCGCATGGCGTCTACTGGAAGGAAGGCATGAAGCTCGGCTATCAGGACGTCGGTTCCTGGACGCTGCTGAAGTCGACGCCGGACGATCGGGCGAAGGCGGCCTGGCTTTATGCTCAGTTCGTCACGTCCAAGACGGTCGATGTGAAGAAAAGCCATGTCGGGCTGACGCTCATTCGCGAAAGCACCATCCAGCATGAGAGCTTCACCGAGCGTGCGCCCAAGCTCGGCGGCCTGATCGAGTTCTACCGTTCGCCGGCCCGCGTGCAGTGGTCGCCGACCGGGACGAACGTTCCGGATTACCCGAAGCTCGCCCAGCTCTGGTGGCAGGCGATCGGAGATGCCTCGTCCGGCGCAAAAACTCCTCAGGAAGCCATGGACTCGCTTTGCGCCGAGCAGGAGAAGGTCATGGAGCGTCTTGAGCGTGCAGGCGTTCAGGGCGACATCGGCCCGAAGCTCGCTGAAGAGCACGATCTCGAATATTGGAACGCCGAAGCGGTGAAGGCCGGCAATCTCGCTCCTCAGTTGAAGATCGAGAACGAGAAGGAAAAGCCGATCACCGTCAACTACGATGAGCTGGTCAAGAGCTGGCAGTAA
- a CDS encoding bifunctional allantoicase/(S)-ureidoglycine aminohydrolase, translating to MNDSTYHSRLGGLPGQTELLSSKAIFTTAYAVIPRSVMTDIVTSILPHWDNTRAWIIARPMTGFAETFAQYVMEVEAGGGSLRPEPDSRAQAALFVTEGEMIVELDGGAHQLRTGSFAYLPAGSSWSVRNHSGSAVRFHWIRKVFQAVDGLAPPPAIFTHEGEQQMVAMPDTEGKWATTRFIDPADVRYDMHVNIVTFEPGGTIPFMETHVMEHGLYVLEGKAVYRLNADWVEVEAGDFMWLRAFCPQACYAGGPGRFRYLLYKDVNRHVPLW from the coding sequence ATGAACGACAGCACCTACCATTCACGGCTCGGCGGTCTTCCCGGGCAGACCGAACTCCTCTCCAGCAAGGCCATCTTCACGACCGCATACGCCGTCATCCCGCGGTCGGTCATGACCGACATCGTCACCAGCATCCTGCCCCATTGGGATAACACCCGCGCCTGGATCATCGCCCGGCCAATGACCGGTTTTGCAGAGACCTTTGCCCAGTATGTTATGGAGGTCGAAGCCGGAGGCGGTAGCCTGCGTCCGGAGCCGGACAGCCGGGCTCAGGCGGCACTCTTTGTCACTGAAGGCGAGATGATTGTCGAACTGGATGGCGGGGCCCACCAGCTTCGGACCGGCTCATTTGCCTATCTGCCGGCAGGCAGTTCCTGGAGCGTGCGGAACCATTCCGGATCGGCAGTCCGGTTCCATTGGATCCGTAAGGTGTTTCAGGCGGTGGACGGTCTTGCACCCCCGCCCGCCATATTCACGCATGAGGGCGAGCAGCAGATGGTCGCCATGCCAGATACCGAGGGTAAATGGGCGACAACCAGATTTATCGATCCTGCCGACGTCCGCTACGACATGCACGTTAATATTGTCACGTTCGAACCTGGCGGCACGATCCCCTTCATGGAGACCCATGTGATGGAGCATGGGCTCTATGTTCTCGAGGGGAAGGCCGTGTACCGGCTCAACGCGGACTGGGTGGAGGTCGAGGCTGGTGACTTCATGTGGCTGCGAGCCTTCTGTCCACAGGCCTGCTATGCGGGTGGACCTGGCCGCTTCCGCTATCTTCTCTACAAGGACGTAAACCGTCACGTACCGCTCTGGTAG
- a CDS encoding putative bifunctional diguanylate cyclase/phosphodiesterase — translation MSEFLNSRAGTQFLYTCLAAIVLWGLAMVFMREIVDYLGTANGKGVAIALVMANVAGGVSIVYSLLRILDMKDEMLRRRDAERRADYIATRDHLTKLPNRYAFDRCELAPNMRLDDASEPATDAPFATVYAIDLDGFKKVNDLMGHQGGDVLLKEVARRICALAEQDCVFRFGGDEFIAIGRHFSEAKEKRFAELLIQSITRPVRIGSLTAEVGASIGYARLPEHGATLAEVSHVADIALYEAKGRGPNNHVLFEPEMQAKVSRRAKLEGELRRAIDKGSIGAFYQPLVDLRSGDVCGFEALARWKNEDGEFVPPNVFIPLAEESGLITPLFQQLLREACEAARSWPEDMGLSFNLSPVQMEDRMLPTRVIGILDEVGFPPERLELEITENALVSDPDLAAHIMDSLSSRGVQIALDDFGTGYSNFSQLARFRFDKIKIDKSFVAACGTDERQEKVIQAMLGLSRSLHAKTTVEGIEDHRQLAHFVSQGCDLGQGYLLGRPMPAEDVVTYLSDRRQVLATG, via the coding sequence ATGAGTGAGTTTCTCAACAGCCGCGCGGGTACGCAGTTCCTTTATACTTGCCTTGCCGCCATCGTGCTGTGGGGCCTCGCGATGGTTTTCATGCGCGAGATCGTCGACTATCTCGGCACGGCCAATGGGAAGGGCGTTGCAATTGCCCTGGTCATGGCGAACGTCGCAGGGGGGGTCAGCATCGTCTACTCGCTGCTTCGCATCCTCGACATGAAGGACGAGATGCTTCGCAGACGTGATGCAGAACGTCGGGCCGACTACATCGCCACCCGCGATCATCTCACCAAGCTGCCCAATCGCTACGCCTTCGATCGTTGCGAACTGGCACCGAACATGCGTTTGGATGACGCTTCGGAGCCCGCCACCGACGCTCCGTTCGCGACCGTCTACGCCATAGACCTGGATGGCTTCAAGAAGGTCAACGACCTGATGGGGCATCAGGGCGGGGATGTCCTGCTGAAGGAAGTGGCGCGTCGCATCTGCGCATTGGCGGAGCAGGATTGCGTCTTTCGTTTCGGCGGAGACGAGTTCATCGCCATTGGTCGCCACTTCTCGGAAGCCAAGGAGAAACGCTTTGCGGAGCTGTTGATCCAGTCCATCACGAGACCGGTTCGGATCGGCAGCCTTACTGCGGAGGTGGGCGCCAGCATCGGCTATGCCCGCCTGCCGGAACATGGCGCCACGCTGGCGGAGGTCTCCCATGTTGCCGATATCGCGCTGTACGAGGCAAAGGGGCGGGGTCCCAACAATCACGTTCTCTTCGAGCCAGAGATGCAGGCCAAGGTCAGCCGGCGTGCCAAGCTTGAAGGTGAATTACGCCGGGCAATCGACAAGGGGTCGATCGGGGCCTTCTATCAGCCGCTCGTGGACCTGCGCAGCGGCGACGTATGCGGCTTTGAAGCGCTGGCACGGTGGAAGAACGAAGATGGAGAATTCGTACCCCCGAACGTCTTCATCCCCTTGGCCGAAGAGTCAGGCCTCATCACGCCTCTGTTCCAGCAGCTGCTGCGCGAGGCCTGCGAGGCGGCAAGGTCATGGCCTGAGGATATGGGGCTTTCCTTCAATCTGTCGCCGGTGCAGATGGAAGACCGCATGCTGCCGACCCGTGTCATCGGCATCCTGGACGAAGTCGGCTTTCCGCCCGAACGGCTGGAACTGGAGATCACGGAAAATGCTCTGGTCTCTGACCCGGATCTCGCCGCTCACATCATGGACAGCCTGAGCAGCAGGGGCGTTCAGATTGCTCTGGACGATTTCGGCACCGGCTACTCCAATTTCTCGCAACTGGCGCGCTTCCGATTTGACAAGATCAAGATCGACAAGAGCTTCGTCGCCGCCTGCGGCACCGACGAGCGGCAGGAGAAGGTTATCCAGGCGATGCTGGGCCTCAGCCGCAGCCTTCATGCCAAGACGACCGTGGAAGGTATTGAGGACCACCGCCAACTGGCTCATTTCGTAAGTCAGGGTTGTGATCTCGGGCAAGGCTACCTGCTCGGCAGGCCCATGCCGGCGGAAGATGTTGTGACCTATCTTTCCGACCGACGTCAGGTGCTGGCGACCGGTTAG
- a CDS encoding pyridoxamine 5'-phosphate oxidase family protein, giving the protein MTSHNDTAKVWDLIDKIGFCMLATQDGRDIRSRPMSAYTKRRDGAVYFLTDVASHKDEEISRWPNVCLAFADTKGQSYVSVSGAAEVSNDRELIREIWSTPAKAWWDSPDDPSIRVLKVNPSFAEFWDSPGTVVSYIKMAAAAVSSTRPEMGENEKVKL; this is encoded by the coding sequence ATGACCAGTCACAACGATACAGCGAAGGTGTGGGACCTCATCGATAAGATCGGCTTCTGCATGCTCGCCACACAGGATGGCCGCGATATCCGCTCTCGGCCGATGTCCGCTTACACGAAGAGGCGGGATGGCGCCGTTTACTTTCTCACCGACGTCGCCAGCCACAAGGACGAGGAAATTTCCCGTTGGCCCAACGTGTGCCTCGCATTTGCTGACACCAAGGGCCAGAGCTACGTGTCGGTTTCCGGTGCTGCAGAGGTCTCCAACGATCGTGAGTTGATCCGGGAGATCTGGTCGACCCCGGCCAAGGCCTGGTGGGACAGTCCTGATGACCCGTCCATCCGCGTGCTCAAGGTGAATCCCTCGTTCGCTGAGTTCTGGGACAGCCCGGGTACCGTCGTCAGCTATATCAAGATGGCTGCGGCTGCTGTCTCGAGCACTCGCCCCGAGATGGGCGAAAACGAGAAAGTGAAGCTATAG
- a CDS encoding DUF982 domain-containing protein, protein MNMMITTSDVRWLSPVRVRIGYGFPETIRGPREALAYLDFRWPAIHGHFYRQAKEACLGALSDSRQTQIARDCFVEACVEARMLDEHSA, encoded by the coding sequence ATGAACATGATGATCACGACCAGCGACGTCCGCTGGCTTTCCCCGGTCCGCGTCCGCATCGGCTATGGTTTTCCGGAAACCATCAGAGGCCCGCGAGAGGCCCTCGCCTACCTCGACTTCCGCTGGCCGGCGATCCATGGCCACTTCTATCGGCAGGCCAAGGAGGCATGCTTGGGCGCACTGAGCGACAGCCGCCAAACCCAGATTGCCCGGGACTGCTTCGTCGAGGCGTGCGTCGAGGCCCGGATGCTGGACGAGCACTCGGCCTGA
- a CDS encoding saccharopine dehydrogenase family protein encodes MKKNVLIIGAGGVAQVVAHKCAQNNDVLGDIHIASRTKSKCDAIIASVHEKKAMKQPGVLEGHALDALDIEATKALIKKTNSQIVINVGTAFLNMSVLRACIDTGVAYIDTAIHEEPNKICETPPWYGNYEWKRAAECEEKGITAILGAGFDPGVVNAYARLAKDDYLDKVTDVDIVDINAGSHGKYFATNFDPEINFREFTGVVYSWQNGQWQTNKMFEIGKDYDLPVVGTRRAYLCGHDEVHSLAKNMDGADVRFWMGFGDHYINVFTVLKNIGLLSEQPVKLADGSEVVPLKVVKACLPDPASLAPEYEGKTCIGDFVKGIKDGKERTVFIYNVADHKEAYNEVGSQGISYTAGVPPVAAAMLVATGEWDVKKMANVEELPPKPFLNILNNIGLPTWIRDEEGERPLSFS; translated from the coding sequence ATGAAAAAGAACGTCCTCATCATCGGCGCCGGCGGCGTCGCCCAGGTGGTGGCGCACAAATGCGCCCAGAACAACGATGTGCTGGGCGATATCCATATCGCCTCCCGCACGAAGTCAAAGTGCGACGCCATCATCGCCTCCGTTCATGAAAAGAAGGCGATGAAGCAGCCGGGCGTGCTGGAAGGGCATGCATTGGACGCATTGGATATCGAAGCCACCAAGGCGCTGATCAAGAAGACCAACTCCCAGATCGTCATCAATGTCGGCACCGCCTTCCTCAACATGTCGGTGCTGCGCGCCTGCATTGATACGGGTGTTGCCTATATCGACACGGCAATCCATGAAGAGCCGAACAAGATCTGCGAAACGCCGCCATGGTATGGAAACTACGAGTGGAAGCGTGCGGCTGAATGCGAGGAGAAGGGCATCACCGCCATTCTCGGCGCCGGCTTCGATCCGGGCGTCGTCAATGCCTATGCCCGCCTTGCCAAGGACGACTATCTCGACAAGGTAACCGACGTTGATATCGTCGACATCAATGCTGGCAGCCACGGCAAGTATTTCGCCACGAACTTTGACCCGGAAATCAACTTCCGCGAATTCACCGGCGTCGTCTACTCGTGGCAGAACGGCCAGTGGCAGACCAACAAGATGTTCGAGATCGGCAAGGACTACGACCTGCCGGTCGTCGGCACGCGCCGCGCCTATCTCTGCGGCCATGACGAAGTGCATTCGCTTGCCAAGAACATGGATGGCGCCGATGTGCGCTTCTGGATGGGCTTTGGCGACCACTACATCAACGTCTTCACCGTCCTTAAGAACATCGGCCTGCTCTCGGAGCAGCCAGTGAAGCTCGCCGACGGTTCGGAGGTCGTTCCGCTCAAGGTCGTCAAGGCCTGCCTTCCGGACCCTGCTTCGCTTGCTCCGGAATACGAGGGCAAGACCTGCATCGGCGACTTCGTGAAGGGCATCAAGGACGGCAAGGAACGGACGGTGTTCATCTACAATGTCGCCGACCACAAGGAAGCCTATAACGAGGTCGGTTCTCAGGGCATCTCCTATACCGCCGGCGTCCCGCCGGTTGCGGCAGCCATGCTGGTCGCCACCGGAGAATGGGACGTGAAGAAGATGGCCAACGTCGAGGAATTGCCGCCGAAGCCTTTCCTCAACATCCTCAACAACATCGGCTTGCCGACCTGGATTCGCGACGAGGAGGGCGAGCGTCCTCTCTCGTTTTCCTGA